One Luteimonas sp. MC1825 DNA segment encodes these proteins:
- a CDS encoding DUF4268 domain-containing protein, translating into MTHTLTAKEQPLAKIFSADYMFSIPDYQRPYSWGVDQAQELLDDLLGYMRTGGTKREEIPPYFLGSLVLIKKENSTDSKVVDGQQRLTTLTLLLACIRAIVTDENVRRGITRRIYDQGDIVSATENHYRLTLRERDREFFRERVQHEGGIEQLVAGNEALSDSQQRLRDNARHFMAVLRDLDPEFLVRLVQFIVTRCYLVAVATPDLDSAYRIFGVMNSRGLDLTATDILKAEIIGAVPEAARKVYTNKWETLESDLGRDGFGELFSHIRMVYRKAKPQGTLLKEFREHVGPADPSVFVDQVLGPMAQAYREISDADHASTRHAEAINDALRWLNRLEFKDWMPPALAYFTRHKGDPDALLVFVTGLERLAYSMLVRKAGVNERIERFSRLTAAVEAGDELAQPGSALQLSPLEQHEMYTMLDGPLYRTHSARALGVILLRLDSLASDGSKTMQHDQVTVEHVLPQTTRPDSTWVKWMPSEQERQGWVHRLGNLALLNRKKNSSASNYDFDRKKDAYFSKGGACAFPLTTQVLQQAEWNGPVLQARQASLLKLAEDHWQLAARAAAAKSPVTTTTSDAESPVFVLGGLNHQLQATGRQVDGQFVVFAGSRARADWVGVDGGYEFLHQDLIDNGTLAPPVGEAREFLRDTWFSSPSAAAAVVWGRSANGRMSWRVQDTGQTFAEWEEGVPADESDEDEGEDDAREDLYRRFWDQFLVKANSRGTLFQRRTRSSNPWLGVGMGRNGFRLNVRMTRGEARVTCLIHQEEGGTALFDVLHAQRAAIEAEFGAPLDWAALSERKRSRIRATTTGGWLVPEEQWPGLQDRLVELAYGMDKVLRPRIDALD; encoded by the coding sequence ATGACGCACACGTTGACGGCCAAGGAACAACCGCTGGCCAAGATTTTCAGCGCTGACTACATGTTTTCGATTCCGGACTATCAGCGGCCCTATTCCTGGGGCGTGGACCAAGCGCAGGAGTTGCTTGATGACCTGCTTGGCTACATGCGAACAGGCGGTACGAAGCGCGAAGAGATACCGCCGTATTTTCTCGGTAGCCTGGTGCTGATCAAGAAAGAAAACTCTACTGATTCCAAGGTGGTGGACGGCCAGCAGCGACTGACCACGTTGACTCTCCTGCTGGCCTGCATCCGGGCCATCGTCACGGACGAAAACGTGCGCAGGGGCATCACGCGCCGGATCTACGACCAGGGCGACATCGTATCGGCCACCGAGAACCACTACAGGTTGACGCTGCGCGAGCGCGACAGGGAGTTTTTCCGGGAGCGCGTGCAGCACGAAGGGGGTATTGAACAGCTGGTCGCTGGCAACGAGGCCTTGTCCGACAGCCAGCAGCGCCTGCGGGACAACGCGCGACATTTCATGGCGGTGCTGCGCGACCTGGATCCGGAGTTCCTCGTGCGCCTGGTGCAGTTCATCGTCACACGTTGCTATCTGGTTGCGGTCGCCACGCCGGATCTGGATTCGGCGTACCGGATCTTCGGAGTAATGAACAGCCGTGGGCTGGACTTGACGGCCACCGACATCCTCAAGGCGGAAATCATCGGCGCCGTGCCGGAAGCGGCACGCAAGGTTTACACCAACAAGTGGGAGACGCTGGAGTCCGACCTGGGGCGCGATGGGTTTGGCGAGCTGTTCAGCCATATCCGGATGGTCTATCGCAAGGCCAAGCCGCAGGGGACCCTGCTCAAGGAATTTCGCGAGCACGTGGGTCCCGCTGATCCTTCCGTATTCGTGGACCAGGTGCTGGGGCCGATGGCCCAGGCCTACCGCGAGATCAGCGATGCCGACCATGCCAGTACCCGCCATGCCGAGGCGATCAACGACGCGCTGCGCTGGCTCAACCGGCTGGAGTTCAAGGACTGGATGCCGCCTGCGCTGGCGTACTTCACCCGGCACAAGGGCGACCCGGACGCACTGCTGGTCTTCGTGACCGGGCTGGAGCGACTGGCGTACTCGATGCTGGTACGCAAGGCGGGTGTCAATGAGCGGATCGAGCGGTTCTCCCGCCTGACCGCCGCGGTTGAGGCTGGCGACGAGCTGGCGCAGCCCGGGTCTGCGCTGCAGCTCTCCCCGCTGGAGCAGCACGAGATGTACACGATGCTGGATGGCCCGCTGTACCGCACGCATTCGGCGCGCGCGCTGGGCGTGATCCTGCTGCGTCTCGACTCGCTGGCCTCCGATGGAAGCAAGACCATGCAGCATGACCAGGTCACGGTGGAGCATGTGCTGCCGCAGACAACGCGCCCGGACAGCACCTGGGTGAAGTGGATGCCCAGCGAGCAGGAGCGCCAGGGCTGGGTGCATCGCCTGGGCAATCTGGCGCTGCTCAACCGCAAGAAGAACAGCAGCGCCAGCAACTACGATTTCGACCGCAAGAAGGACGCCTACTTCAGCAAGGGCGGAGCGTGTGCGTTTCCGCTGACCACCCAGGTGCTGCAACAGGCGGAGTGGAACGGCCCCGTACTGCAGGCACGACAGGCGTCGCTGCTCAAGCTTGCCGAGGATCACTGGCAGCTGGCCGCGCGTGCTGCGGCTGCGAAGTCTCCGGTGACCACGACCACGTCGGACGCGGAATCGCCCGTGTTCGTGCTGGGCGGCCTCAACCACCAGCTTCAGGCGACGGGCCGGCAGGTGGATGGGCAGTTCGTGGTGTTCGCCGGTTCGCGCGCGCGCGCGGACTGGGTCGGTGTCGACGGCGGTTACGAGTTCCTGCACCAGGATCTGATCGACAACGGCACGTTGGCGCCGCCGGTGGGCGAAGCCCGCGAGTTCCTGCGCGATACCTGGTTCAGCAGCCCGAGCGCGGCCGCGGCGGTGGTCTGGGGCCGATCGGCTAATGGGCGCATGAGCTGGCGTGTGCAGGACACCGGGCAGACCTTCGCCGAGTGGGAGGAGGGTGTTCCCGCAGACGAGTCGGATGAGGACGAGGGCGAGGATGACGCCAGGGAGGACCTGTACCGCCGATTCTGGGACCAGTTCCTGGTCAAGGCCAACTCGCGTGGCACGTTGTTCCAGCGGCGTACCCGCAGTTCGAACCCCTGGCTCGGGGTCGGCATGGGGCGTAACGGGTTCCGTCTGAATGTGCGGATGACCCGGGGCGAGGCACGGGTGACCTGTCTGATCCATCAGGAGGAAGGTGGCACTGCATTGTTCGATGTGTTGCATGCGCAGCGCGCAGCGATCGAGGCCGAGTTTGGCGCACCGCTAGATTGGGCAGCGTTGTCCGAGCGGAAGCGGTCGCGAATCCGGGCAACCACCACCGGTGGCTGGCTGGTGCCCGAGGAGCAATGGCCCGGGCTGCAGGACCGTCTGGTCGAGTTGGCCTACGGCATGGACAAGGTGTTGAGGCCCAGGATAGATGCCTTGGACTGA
- a CDS encoding MarR family transcriptional regulator gives MELKPQDLLVLLKAAAHPGRRWTYAALAEALSMSVSEVHSSVKRSAASGLAVMRGRGDWAPVVPALLEFAVHGVRYVWPAEAGPVKRGVPTSFGIEPLASRLAVAPGEAPVWPHPAGSAKGPGLQPIYRTAPASALADPALHRLLALLDALRTGRARERVLAAELLKQELEVADAA, from the coding sequence ATGGAACTCAAGCCACAGGACCTGCTGGTGCTGCTCAAGGCGGCCGCGCATCCGGGCCGGCGCTGGACCTATGCCGCGCTGGCCGAGGCGCTGTCCATGAGCGTGTCCGAGGTGCACTCCAGCGTGAAGCGGTCAGCCGCATCCGGGCTGGCTGTGATGCGCGGGCGGGGCGACTGGGCGCCCGTGGTGCCGGCCTTGCTGGAGTTCGCAGTGCATGGCGTGCGCTATGTCTGGCCCGCGGAGGCGGGGCCGGTAAAGAGAGGGGTTCCGACGTCCTTCGGAATCGAACCGCTTGCGTCCCGCCTGGCGGTCGCGCCTGGAGAAGCGCCGGTCTGGCCGCATCCGGCCGGCAGCGCCAAGGGCCCGGGCCTGCAGCCGATCTATCGCACGGCGCCCGCCTCGGCGTTGGCGGACCCTGCGCTGCATCGGCTGCTGGCCTTGCTGGACGCGCTGCGCACGGGCCGTGCGCGCGAGCGGGTCCTGGCTGCTGAGCTGCTGAAGCAGGAACTCGAGGTCGCTGATGCGGCCTGA
- a CDS encoding DEAD/DEAH box helicase family protein encodes MNLHQEHHFEREICEHLAANGWLHAEGDAAHYDKKNALYLPDLLAWIEQTQPDSWQALSKTHGPQLGERLADRIRKNLDERGTLDVLRRGVEMVGLKQVLLLVQFKPALAINPVIQTHYAANRLRVVRQVKHSPNRPNDCLDLVLFVNGIAVATVELKSDFTQSVGDAVDQYRFDRHPQPKGGLLEPLLSFPGGALVHFAVSQADVMMATRLTGADTFFLPFNRGNGGGAGNAPGAGGAATRYLWEQVWAPDSWLEILGRYLIGKRDEKKRLKSVIFPRYHQLDATRKLIADVHEKGAGERYLIQHSAGSGKTNSIAWTAHFLADLHRGEQKLFDSVLVVSDRNVLDAQLQEAIFDFERTIGVVATIRGEGGSKSGELSQALKDGKKIIVCTIQTFPFALEAVQGLAASEGKRFAVIADEAHSSQTGGAAAKLKQLLSPQEWAELQDGGELDTETLLAAQMGARTGGSGLTYIAFTATPKAKTLELFGQPGADGLPQPFHVYSMRQAIEEGFILDVLRNYTPYSLAFRLAHDGKELDQAEVERSAAMKGIMQWVRLHPYNIAAKVQIVVEHYRENVQPLLEGGAKAMVVVGSRREAVRWQKAIREYIARRRYPLGVLVAFSGEIDDPESFPEPVKETSTLLNPGLNGRGIREAFAGAEYHLLLVANKFQTGFDQPLLCGMYVDKKLGGIQAVQTLSRLNRAHPGKDTTYVLDFVNDADEILQAFRTYYDTAELEATTDPNLVFDLRAKLDASGCYDDFEVERVAKIEVDPNTTQAQLVAAMQPVADRLLKRYRAAQQARAAAEAGGRDAVSKIEKDKLDALVLFKADMGAFNRLYAFLSQMIDYGNTAIEKRFLFYKRLLPLLEFGRERDTVDLSKVVLTHHTLRNRGRQAFDLAGGEAYRLQPMDEIGSGHVQDKQQAYLAEIIDKVNGLFEGDLSDGDQLVYVNGVIKGKLLENETLLQQAADNSKEQFADSPDLKAALLNAVMDALDAHTTMSSQALASEKVRDGLRDILLGPGQLYEALRAGRGAAASVEALSPM; translated from the coding sequence ATGAACCTGCATCAGGAACACCACTTCGAGCGCGAGATCTGCGAACACCTGGCGGCCAACGGCTGGCTCCATGCGGAAGGAGACGCAGCGCACTACGACAAGAAGAACGCGCTGTATCTGCCGGACCTGCTGGCCTGGATCGAGCAGACGCAGCCCGACAGCTGGCAGGCGCTCAGCAAGACCCATGGGCCGCAGCTCGGCGAACGCCTGGCCGATCGCATCCGCAAGAACCTCGACGAGCGCGGCACGCTGGACGTGCTGCGGCGCGGCGTGGAGATGGTGGGGCTGAAGCAGGTGCTGTTGCTGGTGCAGTTCAAACCGGCGCTGGCGATAAACCCGGTCATCCAGACGCACTACGCCGCCAATCGGCTGCGCGTGGTGCGGCAGGTGAAGCACTCGCCCAACCGGCCCAACGACTGCCTGGACCTGGTGCTGTTCGTAAACGGGATCGCGGTGGCGACCGTTGAGCTCAAGTCCGACTTCACCCAGTCGGTGGGTGATGCGGTGGACCAGTACCGTTTCGACCGCCACCCGCAGCCCAAGGGCGGGCTGCTGGAGCCGCTGTTGTCGTTCCCGGGCGGCGCGCTGGTCCATTTCGCGGTCAGCCAGGCGGACGTGATGATGGCCACACGCCTGACCGGCGCAGACACCTTCTTCCTGCCGTTCAACCGCGGCAACGGAGGCGGCGCCGGCAACGCGCCGGGTGCGGGCGGCGCCGCTACCCGCTACCTGTGGGAGCAGGTGTGGGCGCCTGACAGCTGGCTGGAGATCCTGGGCCGCTACCTGATCGGCAAGCGCGATGAGAAGAAGCGGCTCAAGTCGGTAATTTTCCCGCGCTACCACCAGCTCGACGCGACCCGGAAGCTCATCGCCGACGTCCATGAAAAAGGCGCGGGCGAGCGCTACCTGATCCAGCACTCGGCCGGCTCAGGCAAGACCAATTCCATCGCTTGGACGGCGCACTTCCTGGCTGACCTGCACCGCGGCGAGCAAAAGCTGTTCGACAGCGTTCTGGTGGTGTCCGACCGCAACGTGCTGGATGCGCAGCTGCAGGAGGCGATCTTCGATTTCGAGCGCACCATCGGTGTGGTCGCCACCATTCGCGGGGAGGGCGGCAGCAAGAGTGGTGAGCTGTCGCAGGCGTTGAAGGACGGCAAGAAGATCATCGTCTGCACCATCCAGACCTTCCCCTTCGCGCTCGAGGCGGTGCAGGGGCTGGCGGCGTCAGAGGGCAAACGCTTTGCCGTAATTGCCGACGAGGCGCACAGCTCGCAGACCGGCGGCGCCGCGGCCAAGCTCAAGCAGCTGCTGAGCCCGCAGGAGTGGGCCGAGCTTCAGGACGGCGGCGAGCTCGACACGGAAACGCTGCTGGCGGCGCAGATGGGTGCGCGCACCGGCGGCAGCGGCCTGACCTATATCGCCTTCACCGCCACGCCAAAGGCCAAGACCCTGGAGTTGTTCGGCCAGCCGGGCGCAGACGGGCTGCCGCAGCCATTCCACGTGTACTCGATGCGGCAGGCGATCGAGGAGGGCTTCATCCTCGACGTGTTGCGCAACTACACCCCGTACAGCCTGGCCTTCCGCCTGGCGCATGACGGCAAGGAGCTCGACCAGGCCGAGGTTGAGCGCAGCGCCGCGATGAAAGGGATCATGCAGTGGGTCCGCCTGCACCCGTACAACATCGCGGCCAAGGTGCAGATCGTGGTGGAGCACTACCGCGAGAACGTGCAGCCGCTGTTGGAAGGCGGTGCCAAGGCGATGGTGGTCGTGGGTTCACGCCGGGAGGCGGTGCGCTGGCAGAAGGCGATCCGTGAATACATCGCGCGGCGCCGGTATCCGCTGGGCGTGCTGGTGGCGTTTTCCGGTGAGATCGACGATCCGGAGAGTTTCCCGGAACCGGTGAAGGAGACGAGCACGCTGCTCAATCCCGGATTGAATGGCCGTGGCATCCGCGAGGCGTTCGCAGGCGCCGAGTACCATCTGCTGCTGGTCGCGAACAAGTTCCAGACCGGCTTCGACCAGCCGCTGCTTTGCGGCATGTACGTGGACAAGAAGCTCGGCGGAATCCAGGCGGTGCAGACGCTGTCGCGCCTCAACCGCGCGCATCCCGGCAAGGACACCACCTACGTGCTGGACTTCGTCAACGACGCCGATGAAATCCTGCAGGCGTTCAGGACGTACTACGACACCGCGGAGCTGGAGGCCACTACCGATCCGAACCTGGTGTTCGACCTGCGCGCCAAGCTCGATGCGAGCGGGTGTTACGACGACTTCGAGGTCGAGCGGGTTGCGAAGATAGAGGTCGATCCAAACACCACGCAGGCGCAGCTTGTGGCGGCGATGCAGCCGGTCGCCGACCGTTTGCTGAAGCGCTATCGCGCCGCGCAGCAGGCAAGGGCAGCCGCCGAGGCCGGGGGGCGTGACGCGGTGTCCAAGATAGAGAAGGACAAGCTCGATGCGCTGGTGCTGTTCAAGGCCGACATGGGCGCGTTCAACCGGCTGTACGCGTTCCTGTCGCAGATGATCGACTACGGAAACACGGCCATCGAGAAGCGCTTCCTATTCTACAAGCGCCTGCTTCCGCTGCTGGAGTTCGGGCGCGAGCGTGACACCGTGGACCTGTCCAAGGTGGTGCTGACGCACCACACGCTGCGTAACCGTGGAAGACAGGCCTTTGACCTTGCCGGGGGCGAGGCCTACAGGCTGCAGCCAATGGACGAGATCGGCAGCGGCCACGTACAGGACAAGCAGCAGGCCTACCTGGCCGAGATCATCGATAAGGTCAACGGCCTGTTTGAGGGCGACCTGAGTGACGGCGACCAGTTGGTCTACGTCAATGGTGTGATCAAGGGCAAGCTGCTGGAAAACGAGACCCTGCTTCAGCAAGCGGCGGACAACAGCAAGGAGCAGTTCGCGGACTCGCCCGACCTGAAAGCGGCGCTGCTCAACGCCGTCATGGATGCGCTTGACGCCCATACGACGATGAGCAGCCAGGCGCTGGCGTCGGAGAAGGTTCGTGACGGTCTGAGGGACATTCTCCTCGGACCCGGCCAGCTGTACGAGGCGTTGCGTGCGGGGCGGGGTGCGGCGGCTTCCGTGGAGGCGCTGTCCCCGATGTGA
- a CDS encoding sulfur transferase domain-containing protein: protein MPSPLPERFTIPTNGIHTGGRITADDLPALHAAGIRHVIDLTPDAEKAGFDEAGAVRAAGMAYDNLPIAGAGDLDREAVVAFDRLLQAAEGPTLVHCASGNRVGALAALRAAWLQGAGEEAAVEEGRRWGLRGLEGEVRARLARERCLADARGSDGAPRCDTGG, encoded by the coding sequence ATGCCCTCCCCATTGCCAGAACGCTTCACCATCCCCACAAACGGCATCCACACCGGCGGCCGCATCACTGCCGACGACCTGCCGGCGCTGCACGCCGCGGGCATCCGCCACGTGATCGACCTCACGCCGGATGCGGAGAAGGCCGGCTTCGACGAGGCGGGCGCCGTGCGCGCCGCCGGAATGGCTTACGACAACCTGCCCATCGCCGGCGCCGGCGACTTGGACCGCGAGGCGGTGGTGGCCTTCGACAGGCTGCTGCAGGCCGCGGAAGGGCCAACGCTGGTGCACTGCGCCAGCGGCAACCGCGTGGGCGCGCTGGCTGCGCTGCGTGCGGCGTGGCTGCAGGGTGCTGGCGAGGAGGCCGCAGTGGAGGAAGGCCGGCGCTGGGGGCTGCGCGGGCTGGAAGGCGAGGTGCGCGCGCGCCTCGCGCGCGAGCGCTGCCTGGCCGATGCGCGGGGCAGCGACGGCGCGCCCCGCTGCGACACCGGCGGCTGA
- a CDS encoding M48 family metallopeptidase gives METLKYLAGYPQQLQAQVRTLIAQQRLGDVLAHKYAEPHSVRSDGQLYDYVQALKERHLRKSVPLGKVLYDGRLQVMKHALGTHTAISRVQGGRLKASRELRVASVFRDAPAAFLRMIVVHELAHLKEYEHNKAFYQLCTHMEPDYHQLEFDMRLYLTHLDAARR, from the coding sequence GTGGAGACGCTGAAATACCTGGCCGGTTACCCGCAACAGTTGCAGGCGCAGGTCCGCACGTTGATCGCGCAACAAAGGCTTGGCGATGTGCTCGCGCATAAATACGCGGAGCCGCATTCAGTGCGCAGCGACGGGCAGTTGTATGACTACGTGCAGGCGCTCAAGGAGCGCCACCTGCGCAAGTCGGTACCGCTCGGCAAGGTGCTCTACGACGGCAGGCTGCAGGTGATGAAGCACGCGCTTGGCACGCACACCGCCATCTCGCGCGTGCAGGGCGGGCGGCTGAAGGCCAGCCGCGAATTGCGCGTGGCCAGCGTGTTCCGCGATGCGCCGGCGGCGTTCCTGCGCATGATCGTGGTGCATGAACTCGCGCACCTGAAGGAATACGAGCACAACAAGGCCTTCTACCAGCTGTGCACGCACATGGAGCCGGATTACCACCAGCTGGAGTTCGACATGCGCCTCTACCTCACCCACCTGGATGCCGCGCGACGCTGA
- a CDS encoding glycine zipper domain-containing protein, which produces MSNEKHDANRDPITGTPGAHPVGTGVGAAAGGLTGAAVGSVAGPIGTVVGAAVGAVAGGLGGKAVGEAVNPTVEDAYWRDNYANEPYANKQYGYEDYQPAYRTGYEARSRYAGQSFDQVENNLRSEYEQAKGNSRLEWNDAKHATRAAWHRVERAMPGDADGDGR; this is translated from the coding sequence ATGAGCAACGAGAAGCACGACGCCAACCGCGACCCGATCACCGGCACCCCCGGTGCGCATCCTGTTGGCACTGGCGTAGGCGCTGCAGCTGGCGGCCTCACCGGCGCAGCTGTCGGTTCGGTGGCGGGCCCGATCGGTACCGTGGTTGGCGCCGCCGTTGGCGCGGTGGCGGGTGGCCTCGGCGGCAAGGCGGTCGGCGAAGCGGTGAACCCGACGGTCGAAGACGCCTACTGGCGCGACAACTACGCCAACGAGCCGTACGCCAACAAGCAGTATGGCTACGAGGACTACCAGCCCGCGTATCGCACCGGCTACGAAGCCCGTTCGCGCTATGCCGGCCAGAGCTTCGACCAGGTCGAGAACAACCTGCGCTCGGAATACGAGCAGGCCAAGGGCAATTCGCGCCTCGAGTGGAACGACGCCAAGCACGCCACCCGTGCCGCCTGGCACCGCGTCGAGCGCGCCATGCCGGGCGATGCGGACGGCGACGGCCGCTGA
- a CDS encoding sensor histidine kinase gives MQSGLADFIEQRAESIIEQAIEFAKSIEVDTPLDHVTLRDHLPEIIQAIVSDLRTAQTRAEEIAKSEGNAPMPAEHSRSAAATHALHRAHSGFSISSLVAEYRAMRASVLRAWAADTPGQPEATREIARFNEAIDEAIAESVSHYADEVERWRSIFLGVLGHDLRTPLTSIMMTAEQIAGMAGDAALDKAAQRLIRSGESMNLLLDKLLVYNRSQFGIGFQVQKEHVDLAHACRDEIDQLKTAMPAARIEFEAPDALHGMFDAGSIREAMANLVVNARKYGTDGGVIRVVLREHDDGVEICVANAGRPIPRETLELMFEPLRRGGLSGGELEQASLGLGLFIVSQIVKAHAGTIHAASDEGTTTFILRLPRGLPR, from the coding sequence ATGCAGAGCGGGCTGGCGGACTTCATCGAACAACGTGCCGAATCCATCATCGAGCAGGCCATCGAGTTCGCGAAGTCGATCGAGGTGGACACGCCGCTCGACCATGTGACCTTGCGCGACCACCTGCCCGAGATCATCCAGGCCATCGTCAGCGACCTGCGCACGGCGCAGACGCGCGCCGAGGAGATCGCCAAGTCCGAAGGCAACGCGCCGATGCCGGCGGAACACTCGCGGTCGGCGGCCGCCACCCACGCGCTGCACCGTGCGCACAGCGGGTTCAGCATCTCGAGCCTGGTTGCCGAGTACCGCGCGATGCGCGCGTCGGTGCTGCGGGCCTGGGCGGCGGATACCCCAGGGCAACCCGAAGCCACCCGCGAGATCGCCCGGTTCAACGAGGCGATCGACGAGGCCATTGCCGAGTCGGTGAGCCATTACGCCGACGAGGTGGAGCGCTGGCGCAGCATCTTCCTGGGCGTGCTGGGCCACGACCTGCGCACCCCGCTGACCTCGATCATGATGACCGCGGAACAGATCGCGGGCATGGCCGGCGATGCCGCGCTGGACAAGGCCGCGCAACGCCTGATCCGCAGCGGCGAGAGCATGAACCTGCTGCTCGACAAACTGCTGGTCTACAACCGCTCGCAGTTCGGGATCGGCTTCCAGGTGCAGAAGGAGCACGTGGACCTTGCGCACGCCTGCCGCGACGAGATCGACCAGCTGAAGACGGCGATGCCGGCCGCGCGCATCGAGTTCGAAGCCCCGGACGCGCTGCACGGCATGTTCGACGCCGGCAGCATCCGCGAGGCCATGGCCAATCTGGTGGTGAATGCCAGGAAGTACGGCACTGACGGCGGTGTGATCCGGGTCGTCCTCCGCGAGCACGACGACGGCGTCGAGATTTGCGTTGCCAATGCCGGCAGGCCGATCCCGCGCGAGACCCTCGAGCTGATGTTCGAACCGCTGCGGCGCGGTGGCCTGTCGGGTGGCGAGCTGGAGCAGGCAAGCCTCGGGCTGGGCCTGTTCATCGTCAGCCAGATCGTGAAGGCCCATGCCGGCACCATCCATGCCGCATCCGACGAGGGCACCACGACGTTCATACTGCGGCTGCCACGCGGCCTGCCGCGGTAA
- a CDS encoding ATPase domain-containing protein encodes MAHAEASPDRDDARISTGNTGLDDILGGGLDADRMYLYEGRPGAGKTTLALQFLLDGARRGERVLYITLSETERELQLVARRHGWNLAGVDIVELVPSEAMLDQSQEITLLHPAELELGETTRLILEQVSTVNPVRLVIDSLSELRLLAQSSLRYRRQVLALKQFFANRNCTVVLLDDMTSQQNDLQLHSISHGVVLLEQLAIDYGAERRRLRVIKMRGIEFRGGYHDMKIVKGGIEVYPRLVASDHQAEFSSDFTPSGNGELDKLLGGGLERGTNALLIGAAGVGKSSLALTYAISAAQRGERSAIFAFDEGRGTIEARSRALGLDLASAIDDGLVLFQQIDPAEMSPGEFAAIVRRRVERDGARMVVIDSLNGYLNAMPDGRFLILQMHELLTYLAQQGVVTILVLAQHGMVGPVEAPLDISYLSDAVVMLRYFEHAGVVRRALSVVKKRSGFHEQTIREFQLGRHGVLVGQPLTDFSGVLSGMPTYTGGSEPLLPGNARAPE; translated from the coding sequence ATGGCACATGCAGAAGCTTCCCCAGACCGCGACGACGCGCGCATCTCCACCGGCAACACGGGCCTCGACGACATCCTCGGCGGTGGGCTGGATGCCGACCGGATGTACCTCTACGAGGGTCGCCCCGGGGCAGGCAAGACCACCCTGGCCCTGCAGTTCCTGCTCGACGGCGCGCGACGCGGGGAGCGCGTGCTGTACATCACCCTGTCCGAAACCGAGCGCGAACTGCAGCTCGTGGCCCGGCGCCATGGCTGGAACCTGGCCGGGGTGGACATCGTGGAACTGGTGCCGTCGGAGGCGATGCTCGACCAGAGCCAGGAGATCACCCTGCTGCACCCCGCGGAGCTCGAGCTCGGCGAGACCACGCGCCTGATCCTTGAACAGGTGAGCACGGTGAATCCGGTCCGGCTGGTCATCGACAGCCTGTCGGAGCTGCGCCTGCTGGCGCAGAGTTCGCTGCGCTACCGGCGCCAGGTGCTCGCGCTCAAGCAGTTCTTCGCCAACCGCAACTGCACGGTGGTGCTGCTGGACGACATGACCTCGCAGCAGAACGACCTGCAGTTGCACTCGATCTCGCACGGCGTGGTGTTGCTGGAGCAGTTGGCCATCGACTACGGCGCGGAGCGCCGCCGGCTGCGCGTGATCAAGATGCGCGGCATCGAGTTCCGTGGCGGCTACCACGACATGAAGATCGTGAAGGGCGGCATCGAGGTCTATCCACGGCTGGTCGCCTCCGATCACCAGGCCGAGTTCTCGAGCGACTTCACGCCCAGCGGCAACGGCGAGCTGGACAAGCTGCTGGGCGGTGGCCTGGAACGCGGCACCAATGCCTTGCTGATCGGTGCCGCCGGCGTGGGCAAGTCCTCGCTGGCGCTGACCTACGCCATCAGCGCCGCGCAGCGCGGCGAGCGCAGCGCGATCTTCGCCTTCGACGAGGGGCGCGGCACCATCGAAGCGCGCTCCAGGGCGCTCGGGCTCGACCTGGCTTCGGCGATCGACGATGGCCTGGTGCTCTTCCAGCAGATCGATCCGGCCGAGATGTCACCCGGCGAATTCGCGGCCATCGTGCGCCGGCGCGTGGAGCGCGACGGCGCGCGGATGGTGGTGATCGACAGCCTCAACGGCTATCTCAACGCCATGCCGGACGGGCGTTTCCTGATCCTGCAGATGCACGAACTGCTGACCTACCTTGCCCAGCAGGGCGTGGTGACCATCCTCGTGCTCGCCCAGCACGGCATGGTCGGCCCGGTCGAGGCACCGCTGGACATCAGCTACCTGAGCGATGCGGTGGTGATGCTGCGTTACTTCGAGCATGCCGGCGTGGTGCGGCGGGCATTGTCTGTGGTGAAGAAACGCAGCGGCTTCCACGAGCAGACGATCCGCGAGTTCCAGCTGGGCAGGCACGGCGTGCTGGTGGGACAGCCACTGACGGACTTCAGTGGCGTGCTGTCCGGTATGCCTACCTACACCGGCGGCAGCGAGCCCCTGTTGCCTGGTAACGCCCGTGCCCCGGAGTGA